Genomic segment of Methanoculleus horonobensis:
CGGGGCGGGGTATCTCCCGATGGGCGAGTTCCTCCATGAGGAAAAACCCATCGACCCCCTTGCCGACCCGGGGCTCCGGCAGTTCCTCCGCACCGTCCTCCTCTGCAACCACGCGACCCTCGCTCTCGAGGAAGGGGGGTGGCGGGTCTTCGGCACCCCGACCGAGGGGGCGCTCGTCGTCGCGGCGGAGAAGGCCGGGCTCTCCCGCGACGACGTCCCGGAGGCCGTGAAGGAGTTCTCGTTCAACTCCACCCGGAAGCGGATGACGATCATCTACCCCGAAGAGGGGGGAGACGTCGCCCACGTGAAGGGGGCGCCGGAGGTTCTCCTCGCCCGGTCGTCCCGGGTTCTCCGGGGAGGTTCGGCCGTCCCGCTCACGGACGAACTCCGGGACGCGCTTCTTGCCGAACTCGAGGGCTACGCGTCGCAGGGGCTCCGGGTGCTCGGCGCGGCCTGCCGCCGGCTCCCCGCCGGCATCGAGTGGACGGCCGATACCGTGGAGACCGATCTCGTCTTCCTCGGATTTGCCGGGATCGTCGACCCCCCGCGGCCCGAGGCGGCGGAGGCGATCCGGCTCTGCCGGAGCGCCGGGATCGACGTCATCATGATCACGGGGGACAACCCCCTGACCGCCTCCGCCATCGCCCGCGCCCTCGGGCTATCGAGCGAAGGGGCGATGACCGGGGCCGAACTCGAAGCACTCCCCGACGACGAACTCGATGAGCGTCTCAAAACGACGAAGGTGCTCTCCCGGGTCACCGCGGAGCACAAACTCCGGGTGATCGACATCCTCTCCCGCGACCGGGAGGTCATCGCCATGACCGGCGACGGCGTCAACGACGCTCCGGCGCTCAAAAAGGCGAGCATCGGGATTGCCATGGGCATCAAGGGGACAGACGCGGCCAAGGAGTCGAGCGACATGGTGCTCGTGGACGACAACTTCGCGAGCATCGTCGCCGGCGTCGAGGAGGGGAGGCGGGAGTATGACAACATCTCCCGGTTCACCCGCTACCTCCTCTCCTCGAACGTCGGGGAACTCGTCGCGATCGTCGGCGCGCTCCTCCTCGGCCTGCCGCTGATCCTCATCCCCGTCCAGATCCTCTGGATCAACCTGGTCACCGACGGTCTCACCGCGCTCGCCCTCGGCCTCGAACCCGCCGAGCGGGACGTCATGCAGAGACGGCCGCGCGACCCGCAGGAGTCCATCCTCACGCGGAACGCCTACGCCGTCATCCTCATCCTGGGGATCTGGCTCGGCCTTCTGACCATCTACGTCTTCATGGGCCTCTACGCGGTCGACCTCGACCGGGCGCGGACGATGGCGTTTACCGGCCTCATCGTCTTCGAACTCTACAACGTGCTGAACTTCCGGTCGTTCCGGTATCCCCTCCACCGGATCGGGTTCTTCTCGAACCCCGCCTTGCTCCTCGCCATCCTCGGGAGCCTGGCTCTCCAGGCGCTGGTGGTCTACGTCCCGATCTTCAACGCCTTCCTCGGAACCGCGCCCCTGACCCTCGCCGATTGGGGCCTCCTTGCCCTGCTCGGCCTGCCGGTGCTGCTCGCCGGGGAGGTCTACAAGATTCTCATGCTGAGGCGAGCATCGGGCATGGTGGCGTCCCCTGCAATGGGCTGAACCCGGCGTGGCAGATCGCCGCCGCCCCGTTTCCCGGGTGCAGGAGACTGCACCGGCGTTCTCCCCACAGCAGTGTTGACCGGCACGATTATGGGAGGAGCATGCACACCTGAATCCTGAAGTTCGTTCTTTTCGGAGAGTCCCATGGCATATCGTCAATCTCTCGTTGCATACCCCGCCGTCCGCAGCCCCAACCCTCGCCGGGGTGGGAACGCGTGATCGGCCCGGAACTGATCGCCGTCGCGGTCTTCCTCTTCACCTACGCGCTGATCATCGACGAGCGGATCCACCGTGCTGTGGCGGCGATGTTCGGCGCTTCCGTCATCGTCTTCCTCCACATCGTCCCGTGGGAGAAGATCCCGGAGTACATCGACCTCGGCACCATCTTCCTCCTGATGGGGATGATGATCATCGTCAACACCGCCCGCGGCAGCGGCCTCTTCGAGTTCATCGCCATCAAGACGGCGAAACTCGCGAACGGGAGCCCGATGCGGGTGCTGCTTCTCTTCTCGCTCGTGACGGCCGTGACGAGCGCGTTTCTCGACAACGTCACCACGGTCCTCCTCCTCACTCCGATGCTCCTCTACATCGCGAACGTGATGCGGATAACCCCCCTGCCCTTCCTCATCGCCGAGATATTCGCCTCCAACATCGGCGGGGCGGCGACGCTCATCGGCGACCCCCCGAACATCATGATCGGCTCGGCCGCCGGCCTGACGTTCAACGAGTTCATCATCAACCTCGGCCCGATCATGGTCGTCGACCTCGTCGTCGTCCTGGGGATGCTCGCCCTCATCTACAGAAAAGTCCTCCACGTCTCGCCCGATGAGCGAGCGGGGATCGAGAAGACGTTTGCGGACTTGAACGAGCGGGAGGCTATCCGTGACGTCTCGCTCTTCAAAAAATCGGTCGCCGTCATCGCGCTCGTCATCGGGATGTTCTTCGTCCACGACCTGCTCGGGCTGGAACCCGCTCTCGTCGCCCTGATCGGCGCATCGATCCTCCTCTTCTGGAGCAGGCAGCCGCCGGAGGAGATCTTCGAGAAGATCGAGTGGCCGGCGCTCTTCTTCTTCGGCGGGCTCTTCGTCGTCGTCGGCGCCCTCGTCGAGACCGGGACGATCGCGACCGTCGCGGAGTTCGTCGTCGAGAACGTCCACTCGGAGGGAGAGGCCATCATGATCATCGCCTGGTTCGCGGCGATCGCTTCGGCGGTCGTGGACAACATCCCGCTCACCGCCACCCTGATCCCCCTGATCCAGGATATGGGCCTCTCGATGGACACTTACCCGCTCTGGTGGGCGCTCTCGCTCGGCGCGTGTCTCGGCGGGAACGGCACGGCTATCGGGGCTTCGGCGAACGTCGTCGTGCTCGGGATCGCGGCACGGAACAACCTCTCCATCTCGTTTCTGGAGTTCCTGAAGGTAGGGATGCTCGTGCTCTTCGTCACGGTCGGGATCGGCAGCGCCATCCTCTATCTCAACTTCGCCGTCCTGTAGGCCGGTGCTACCGGGCGGCCTCGATCTCCCGGAGCCGGCCGACCACCCACCGGTGCGCGGTCGCGGCCGCCTCCCTGACCGAGGCGCTCGGGTCCTCGTCCCTCACCTTCGCGAGCGGTTCCTGCGCCTTCGGGTCGGCGAGAGTCCCGAGCGAGAGGGCTGCCTGCGACCGGACGAACTCGTCCGGGTCGGCGAGCGCCCGGATCAACCCGTCGACGTCCCGGGCATCCCGCATGGTATCGACCTCATCGATTGTCGGCATAGCAGTCTCCTGGTCGTTTCGCGTAGACGTCGCGGGGATATATATGCCTTACCGGGTGCGGCTACGACTCGCGGGGCATCCGCTCCGCCGACTTCCTGTCCGCGAGCCTCCCCACCACCCGGGCGTGCGCGAACGAAGCGGCCCGCCGGACGCCCGCATCGGAGTCCGAGAACTTCAATCGCTCGAGCGGCTCAAGCGCCCGTTCGTCGCCGACGGAGCCGAGGGCATCGACGGCGGTCAGCCGCACGATCTCTTCGGGCTCGAAAAGTGCTGCAACCAGGCCGTCGATGTCCCGGTGCCTTCGCATGGTGTCGATATCAATTCTCTGTCTCATGTGGCTTCCCCGTTCGGCCGATAAGCGCATCTATGCTTTTTGGGGGATATGAACGTTCCTGCGACGGCACGGTTTGGGTGAGCGGTAACGGCGGGATGAGGATAGAGCGTTACCCGGGTTTTCGGCGAACGGAGGTGCCGGGTGCTCCCGCCGCATAAGAAAAAAGAGTTCAGTAGGTCGCCAGGTACCGGTCGATCTCCCAGGGGTGAACCGTCGTCCGGTAGGCGTCCCACTCGGCTTCGGCAACGCTCGTGAGCGCATCGACGACGTGGGGGCCGAGCGCGTTGCAGATGAGGTCGTCGGCAAGCAGCGCCCGGTGGGCCTCGTGGAGGTCTCCGGGCAGGGTCGCGATCCCGTTCTGGCCGCGCTCGGTGGACGTCATGTGGAAGATATTCTTGTGAACATCGGTCGGGGGCTCGATCTCGCTCCGGACTCCGTCCATCCCGGCGGCGAGCATCGCCGTGAAGGCGAGGTAGGGGTTGCAGGTCGGGTCGGGGCTGCGGAACTCGACCCGGGTGCTGTTGCCGCGGGGCGCCGGAACCCGCACCAGCGCCGAGCGGTTGCTCGCGCTCCAGCTGATGTAGCAGGGCGCCTCGTAGCCGGGGACGAGCCGTTTGTAGGAGTTGATCGTCGGGTTCGCGATCCGGGTGATGGCCGGCGCGTGTTTGAGCAGCCCGCCGATGAAGTGCATGCAGGTCTTCGAGAGCTGCAGCGGCGCATCCGGGTCGTAGAAGGCGTTCACCCCGTCCTTTGCGAGCGAACAGTTCACGTGCATCCCGCTCCCGTTGATGCCGTGGATCGGCTTCGCCATGAAGGACGCGTGCAGCCCGCGCATCAGCGCCATCGTCTTGACCGCGAACTTGAAGGTGATGACGTTATCCGCGGTATGGAGCGCGTCGCTGTACTTGAAGTCGATCTCGTGCTGGCTCTCGGCGACCTCGTGATGGGAGGCCTCGATATCGAACCCCATCTCGGTGAGCGTGAGGATCGCCTCGCGCCGGAGGTCCTCCGCGAGATCGGTCGGCGCCAGGTCGAAGTAGCCACCGGCGTCCTGGAACTCGGTGGTCGGCCGGCCGTCGAGCATCTTGAAGAGGAAGAACTCCAGTTCCGGGCCGGTGTTGAAGACGTAGCCGTCCTTCACCGCGTCCTCCATCGCCCGCCGGAGCACGGAGCGCGGGTCGCCCTCGAACGGCGTGCCGTCCGGCTTACAGACGTCGCAGATGAACCGGGCGACGCTCTTATCCCGGGGGCGCCATGGGAGGAGGGTGTAGGTCGAGAGGTCGGGCTTGAGCACCATATCGGACTCTTCGATCCGGACGAAACCCTCGATTGACGACCCGTCGAACCCGATGCCGTCGGTCAGCGCCTTCCCGACCTGCTTCGCCGGGATGGAGACGTTCTTGGGCATGCCCAGGAGATCGGTGAACTGCAGCCGGAGGAACCGGACGTTGTCCTGTTCAATGCGCTCGAGCATCGCTGAGATGTTGTCGGCACTCATATGGAAGGAAACTTCCTTCCGATATTATATATACTTGACGGATCTAGATCTATCAGAGCGTTCCCCGACCACCCGGCGGTGGAGGGGGGCGGGTCGACCGTGATGATTATGTGCGGCATAATTGGTGTAATGGACAGATCTCGCCGGACGATGGACGGTTCCGGCATCCGACAGGCCCTCTCCATGATGAACGAGCGCGGCAGCGGCGAGGGGGCGGGGTACGCGGCCTACGGCATCTACCCCGACTTCCGGGACTGCTACGCCCTCCACGTCTTCTTCGACAACATCCGCGAGAACAAGCCGCTCCTCGACTCGACGCTCGCGCAGTGGGGGACGATCGAGCACGACGAGGCGATCCCCACCTGCGACCGGCCGGGCCTCCGGGCGGTTCACACCCCCTGGCGCTACTTCTTCAAGCCCGACCCCTCCCTCGCGCCGCCGGGGAGCGCGACGCCGGAGGACGAGATCGTCAGCGCCCTCGTGATGCAGGTCAATGCCGCCCGCCGCGGCGCGCTCATCTTCTCCTCCGGCAAGGACCTCGGCGTCTTTAAAGCGAGCGGCTGGCCGGAGGACGTCGCGGACTTCTACCGGATCGAGGACTACGAAGGCTACACCTGGCTCGCGCACAACCGCTACCCGACGAACACCCCCGGGTGGTGGGGCGGCGCGCACCCGTTCAACCTCCTCGACTGGAGCATCGTGCATAACGGCGAGATCACCTCCTACGGGACGAACCGGCGCTACATCGAGAGTCTTGGCTACACCTGCACGATGTATACCGACACCGAGGTCGTCGCCTACCTGATCGACCTCCTGGTGCGGCGGCACGGCCTCGACGTCGACCTCGCCGTCCGGGCGCTCGCCCCGCCCTTCTGGGAGGAGATCGACAGGATGCCCGCGGCGGAGCGGGAGTGGAACGGAGCCCTCCGGCTCGCCTACGCTTCCGCGATGATGAACGGGCCGTTCGCCATCGTGGCCGCGAACCGCGACATGATGGTCGGGTTCACCGACCGGGGCAAGCTCCGGCCGATGGTCGTCGGCGAGTGCGGCGACCGGCTCTACATCTCGAGCGAAGAGGCTGCAATCCGGGCGATGGAGCCGCGGATCGAGTCGATCCGGATGCCGGCCGCGGGCGAGCCGGTGATCGGGAGGGTTGTCTCATGATCGGGAGCCTCCCTCCCCGCTACCGGATCAGTATCGACCCCGTCCGGTGCATGGAGTGCGGGCGGTGCATCGAGAACTGCTCTTACGGCGTCTTCTCCCGGGACGGCGACAGGATCCAGGTCAACTCCCGGAACTGCACCGCCTGCCACCGCTGCGTCGCCTGCTGCCCCCGGGACGCGATCGGCATCGAGGAGCACCCCTGCGACTACCGCAGCCACCCGCTCTGGACGAGGGAGGCCCGGGAGGCGATCTACAACCAGGCCCGGACGGGCAAGATCATCCTCGCGGGGATGGGCAACGCCCTCGACTACCCGGTCATCTTCGACCGCCTGGTGCTGGACGCCTGCCAGGTCACGAACCCGAGCCTCGACCCGCTCCGCGAGCCGATCGAACTGGTGACCCACCTCGGGAAGAGGCCGGCGCGGCTCGACCTTCGGCGGCGGGAGGGCGGCGACGTCGAACTTTCGACCCGCCTCACCCCGAACCTCCGGATCGAGACGCCGGTGATGATCGGGCACATGAGTTACGGGGCGATCAGCCTCAACGCCCAGGTAGCCATGGCCCGGGCGGCAAAAGAGACCGGAACCTATATGGGCACCGGGGAAGGCGGGCTGCACGCCGCCCTCCACCCCTACCAGGACCGGATGATCGTTCAGGTTGCGTCCGGGCGGTTCGGGGTGAACATCGACTACCTGGAGCGGGGCGCCGGGATCGAGATCAAGATCGGCCAGGGGGCGAAGCCCGGCATCGGCGGCCACCTCCCGGGGGAGAAGGTCTGTGCGGATATCTCCAGGACACGGATGATCCCGGAAGGGAGCGACGCGATCAGCCCCGCGCCGCACCACGACATCTACAGCATCGAGGACCTCGCGCAGCTCGTCCGCGGCCTCAAGGAGGCGACGGAATGGAAGAAACCGGTCTTCGTGAAGATCGCCGCCGTCCACAACGTCGCCGCCATCGCCGCGGGCATCGCCCGCTCGCCGGCCGATGCGGTCGTCGTCGACGGGTTCCGCGGCGGAACCGGGGCGGCGCCGATGGTCTTTCGCGACCACGTCGGGATCCCGATCGAGGCGGCGGTCGCGAGCGTGGATCAGAAACTCCGCGACCAGGGGATCAGAAACGAGATATCAGTCATCGCGAGCGGGGGTATCCGGGGAAGCGCCGACGTCGCGAAAGCGATCGCCCTCGGAGCGGACGCGGTCTACATCGGCACCGCGGCGCTCGCGGCGATGGGCTGCCGGGTCTGCGGGAACTGTTACCGCGGCCTCTGCCCCTGGGGGATCGCCACCCAGCGGCCCGACCTCGTGGCGCGCCTCGACCCCGACGAGGCCTCAATACAGGTGGCGAACCTTATCCGGGCGTGGACGCTCGAACTCGCCGAACTCCTGGGTGCGGCCGGGATCAACAGCATCGAGAGCCTGCGGGGCAACCGCGACCGGCTCCGGGGCTACATGCTCGACGAGGGCCTGATGCAGGTGCTCGACGTGAAGACGGTTGGGGCGTGAACGCCCTCACGACGTCGCGACCTCGACGCACTCTTTCCTCGTCCCGATCCGGGCGAGCGCGCCGCACATCCCGGGAACGTAGGCGAGAGCCTTGCCCGAGTCGACCATGATCGAAGCGAACTCGTCCATCCGGGGCGAGACGACCATGCAGGTGTCCGTGATCACCCGGGCACCGCTCCGCTCGATGACGCTCACGAGGTCGGGGTTGTGCTTCGCGACCCCTTTTGCGGCGAAGATGTAGAAGGGTTTCGTCGTCGTCTTCCCCCGGAGGAGTTCCGCGAGTTCACGGAGTTCGTCGGCGGAGCAGTGCGGGCACCCGACCGCGACCGCCTCGACCTCGGTCTCCGTAAAGAGGGCCTCGATCTCGTCCGCCGTCACCGTCACCCGTTCGAGATCGCCGGTGTCGAACGTGAAGACCCGGGCTTCCGGGGTGATCTTCTCGACGTGGAAGAGGGCGACCGCCCCGGTTGCCGCCATCGCGGCGCCGAGGGCTTTGAGCTGGTCGCGGTTCGGCCGGATCCCCTGGAAGAGCGGGATCCGGTTCCCCACCTTCTTTCCGGCGACGTGGCCGATGGCGCCCCAGTGGGCGGCGTGCGGGCCCGTCCCGCTCTCGACCTCGACGACGACCTGCGGCCGGCGGTTCTCGACGATGTGGAGACCGTAATAGGGGGTCTTTCCGATGATCGCCGCCGCAAGGGCGCTCGGCCCGCCTTCCCGGTTCGTCCGGGCGCCGAGAACCGAGTTTGCGTAGGCGACCGCCGAGGACTCCGACCAGGCAAGGTGCTCCCCGTACTCCGTGATCCGGAGGTAGTAGGGCGTGCAGGTGCACTCGACCCGGATCCCGAGCTTCCGGTAGGCCTCGACGACCTCCGCCTGACGGCGGGCGAACTCCTCGTCGATCCCGAACTCCTGCCATCCCTCCCGCGGCATCCCGATGGGGTTCAAGACCGCCGGGACCGCCGCCCGGGCGTTGAGGCTCTGCAGCCAGGAGAGCCCCCATCTTCCGATGGTCTTGTAGGACGCACCGCTCACCTGGGCGCTCGTGATCGGGACGAGTTTCTCCGCCCCGTAAACGTCCCCGAGCGCGACCAGGATCTCCATCATCTTCTGCCGGGTCTCGCCGAACTCGCCGGCGAGCACCCGCTCGTCATCGTTGTCAAGATACATCTACACCCACTCCGCTCTTCTGAATTCGTCTTCTCTGCCCATGACCATCGTGGCGTCGACCCCGACCTTCACGTTCGTCCCGTCACCCAGCCGTGTCGGGTCGAGCGACGAGCCCCGGACGCCGGGGATGACCATGATGTCGGTGTCGCCCCGCACCCTCGTCGCGATCGCGTATTCGACGTCATTGGGGTCGTGGATATCGATATCCTCGTCCACCACCACGACATGTTTGAGGGACGTATGGGCGGCAAACGCCGCCATGATGGCGTTCTTCGCGTCGCCCTGCGTGTTCTTCCGGATCTTCACCACTGCATGGAGGTAGCCGGCGCCGCCCTTCGTGAGGAGGACGTCACGCACCGTCGTCACCTCCCCGACCGCACGGTAGATCTTCGGCTCGTACGGCGCTCCCATCAGGAGTTTGTGCTCGTCGCCGGCCGGGAGGATGCCGTGGTAGATGGGGTCCTCCTTACAGTACATCTTCGTGAACTCGATCACGTGCTGTTGCCGCACGGGATCGTATGTCCCGGTAATATCGACGAACGGGCCTTCCGCCGCCATTTCAGCACTGATGTAGCCCTCGAGGACGAACTCGGCGTCGGGAACCCGGACGCCGTTCTCGCACTCCCGGATAGAGAGTTCCCCGCCCATCAGTTCCGCAGCGTAGGCGAGTTCCTTACCCTCAGGCACGCGGGTGCAGGCGGCGAACGTCACCAGCGGATGGGTGCCGACGGTGACGGCGACCGGGAGTTTCTCCCCTCTGGCGAGCGCCGCTTTGAGGAGGGTATGGGTGTGCCTTCCTTCCACCAGGCGGGCGACGACCCTGTGATCGTCGAGGACCATCATCCGGTGGATGGAGGCGTTCTCGACGCCGTCGTAGCGCGAGAAGACGATCCCAGAGGTGAAGTAGCGCCCGGCGTCGCCGGGGAAGTGCTTCATGACCGGGAGGCGGGAGAGGTCGGCAGGAATACCGCCTTCAAGCCGTCCGGCACCGAGGACGCGGCCGCTGTAGGTCATGCCCGCGAGGTGTCCGACGAGGTCCCGCTCCTCGACGCCGAGCGCCGCTGCAAGCGATCGGCGGTCTGAGAGGAGGTTCATCACCCCCCGGCGGCCGTCGAGGTCGTGGAAGAAGAGGATCTTATCCGTCCGGCTCGCCATACGGGGAGCCTCGTAGACGGTCGAGCAGGGGCTCTCGATCTCCTCGACCCGGCCCTGCTCCCGCATCAGTTCGATAAAGTTACGCATCGTATCCGCTCCATCGGGTTCCGAGGTCGTGTTCGACCCCCATGTGGTCGAGCACCCGGGCCACCACCATATCGACGAGGTCGTCGATGGTCTCCGGGCGCTGGTAGAAGGGAGGGCTTGCGACCATCACGGTCGCACCGGCATCGTCGGCGGCAAGCATGTTCTTCAAGTGGATCCGGGAGAGCGGCATCTCCCGCAGCAGGAGGAGGAGTGGGCGCTTCTCCTTGAGGCAGACGTCCGCCGCCCGGGTGATCAGGTTGTCGGCGAACCCGTTGCTGACGGCGGCAAGCGTCTTCATGCTGCAGGGCACGATCGCCATCCCGTCGTAGCGAAACGATCCGCTCGCGATATCGGCCGCGAGGTCGCTGTTCTCGGCATATATGGCATCGAACCCCTCGAGGTCGACGCCTTCGATCCCGGCGATCTGCCGGGCGGTATCGGAGATGACGATATGCACCGTTGCGTTATCGCAGAGCACTTCGAGGAGGCGGCGGGCGTAAACAACCCCGCTTGCCCCGGTGACCCCGACGACGAATTCCTTCTTCATGCGCTCTCCATACTATGTCACTACGAGTTTATCCTGTTTTGTCGCCCGCTTCACCCGGAGGATCTCCATCGCCGC
This window contains:
- a CDS encoding cation-translocating P-type ATPase, with amino-acid sequence MEARSPGGSPLPDWHALSAEEVEREVGADQSGLSTGEAEARLQRYGKNVLREEARETRLKVFLRQFKSVLIVILIIAAVVSFLVGEALDAAAILIIVVLNAILGYSQEWQAGEAIEALKKMLVQHAVVVRDGERREIEASEMVPGDLVLLEMGERVPADIYIVEATSLEVDEAPLTGESAPVDKAPGTLPAGTPLAERSNMAFAGTTVTNGHGRGFAVATGMQTEFGRIAGLSQRVADETTPLARQMDRLGRDLGLIALGIAVLAVAVGLLQQRELLEMFLVGVSLAVAVIPEGLPAVVTLTLAIGIKTMMRRNCLIRHLPASETLGAVSVICTDKTGTLTRNEMAVVRVRTPDADVAVTGAGYLPMGEFLHEEKPIDPLADPGLRQFLRTVLLCNHATLALEEGGWRVFGTPTEGALVVAAEKAGLSRDDVPEAVKEFSFNSTRKRMTIIYPEEGGDVAHVKGAPEVLLARSSRVLRGGSAVPLTDELRDALLAELEGYASQGLRVLGAACRRLPAGIEWTADTVETDLVFLGFAGIVDPPRPEAAEAIRLCRSAGIDVIMITGDNPLTASAIARALGLSSEGAMTGAELEALPDDELDERLKTTKVLSRVTAEHKLRVIDILSRDREVIAMTGDGVNDAPALKKASIGIAMGIKGTDAAKESSDMVLVDDNFASIVAGVEEGRREYDNISRFTRYLLSSNVGELVAIVGALLLGLPLILIPVQILWINLVTDGLTALALGLEPAERDVMQRRPRDPQESILTRNAYAVILILGIWLGLLTIYVFMGLYAVDLDRARTMAFTGLIVFELYNVLNFRSFRYPLHRIGFFSNPALLLAILGSLALQALVVYVPIFNAFLGTAPLTLADWGLLALLGLPVLLAGEVYKILMLRRASGMVASPAMG
- a CDS encoding ArsB/NhaD family transporter, which produces MIGPELIAVAVFLFTYALIIDERIHRAVAAMFGASVIVFLHIVPWEKIPEYIDLGTIFLLMGMMIIVNTARGSGLFEFIAIKTAKLANGSPMRVLLLFSLVTAVTSAFLDNVTTVLLLTPMLLYIANVMRITPLPFLIAEIFASNIGGAATLIGDPPNIMIGSAAGLTFNEFIINLGPIMVVDLVVVLGMLALIYRKVLHVSPDERAGIEKTFADLNEREAIRDVSLFKKSVAVIALVIGMFFVHDLLGLEPALVALIGASILLFWSRQPPEEIFEKIEWPALFFFGGLFVVVGALVETGTIATVAEFVVENVHSEGEAIMIIAWFAAIASAVVDNIPLTATLIPLIQDMGLSMDTYPLWWALSLGACLGGNGTAIGASANVVVLGIAARNNLSISFLEFLKVGMLVLFVTVGIGSAILYLNFAVL
- a CDS encoding HEAT repeat domain-containing protein, producing the protein MPTIDEVDTMRDARDVDGLIRALADPDEFVRSQAALSLGTLADPKAQEPLAKVRDEDPSASVREAAATAHRWVVGRLREIEAAR
- a CDS encoding HEAT repeat domain-containing protein, translated to MRQRIDIDTMRRHRDIDGLVAALFEPEEIVRLTAVDALGSVGDERALEPLERLKFSDSDAGVRRAASFAHARVVGRLADRKSAERMPRES
- the glnA gene encoding type I glutamate--ammonia ligase, yielding MSADNISAMLERIEQDNVRFLRLQFTDLLGMPKNVSIPAKQVGKALTDGIGFDGSSIEGFVRIEESDMVLKPDLSTYTLLPWRPRDKSVARFICDVCKPDGTPFEGDPRSVLRRAMEDAVKDGYVFNTGPELEFFLFKMLDGRPTTEFQDAGGYFDLAPTDLAEDLRREAILTLTEMGFDIEASHHEVAESQHEIDFKYSDALHTADNVITFKFAVKTMALMRGLHASFMAKPIHGINGSGMHVNCSLAKDGVNAFYDPDAPLQLSKTCMHFIGGLLKHAPAITRIANPTINSYKRLVPGYEAPCYISWSASNRSALVRVPAPRGNSTRVEFRSPDPTCNPYLAFTAMLAAGMDGVRSEIEPPTDVHKNIFHMTSTERGQNGIATLPGDLHEAHRALLADDLICNALGPHVVDALTSVAEAEWDAYRTTVHPWEIDRYLATY
- a CDS encoding class II glutamine amidotransferase, with protein sequence MCGIIGVMDRSRRTMDGSGIRQALSMMNERGSGEGAGYAAYGIYPDFRDCYALHVFFDNIRENKPLLDSTLAQWGTIEHDEAIPTCDRPGLRAVHTPWRYFFKPDPSLAPPGSATPEDEIVSALVMQVNAARRGALIFSSGKDLGVFKASGWPEDVADFYRIEDYEGYTWLAHNRYPTNTPGWWGGAHPFNLLDWSIVHNGEITSYGTNRRYIESLGYTCTMYTDTEVVAYLIDLLVRRHGLDVDLAVRALAPPFWEEIDRMPAAEREWNGALRLAYASAMMNGPFAIVAANRDMMVGFTDRGKLRPMVVGECGDRLYISSEEAAIRAMEPRIESIRMPAAGEPVIGRVVS
- a CDS encoding glutamate synthase-related protein, whose product is MIGSLPPRYRISIDPVRCMECGRCIENCSYGVFSRDGDRIQVNSRNCTACHRCVACCPRDAIGIEEHPCDYRSHPLWTREAREAIYNQARTGKIILAGMGNALDYPVIFDRLVLDACQVTNPSLDPLREPIELVTHLGKRPARLDLRRREGGDVELSTRLTPNLRIETPVMIGHMSYGAISLNAQVAMARAAKETGTYMGTGEGGLHAALHPYQDRMIVQVASGRFGVNIDYLERGAGIEIKIGQGAKPGIGGHLPGEKVCADISRTRMIPEGSDAISPAPHHDIYSIEDLAQLVRGLKEATEWKKPVFVKIAAVHNVAAIAAGIARSPADAVVVDGFRGGTGAAPMVFRDHVGIPIEAAVASVDQKLRDQGIRNEISVIASGGIRGSADVAKAIALGADAVYIGTAALAAMGCRVCGNCYRGLCPWGIATQRPDLVARLDPDEASIQVANLIRAWTLELAELLGAAGINSIESLRGNRDRLRGYMLDEGLMQVLDVKTVGA
- a CDS encoding aconitase X, which codes for MYLDNDDERVLAGEFGETRQKMMEILVALGDVYGAEKLVPITSAQVSGASYKTIGRWGLSWLQSLNARAAVPAVLNPIGMPREGWQEFGIDEEFARRQAEVVEAYRKLGIRVECTCTPYYLRITEYGEHLAWSESSAVAYANSVLGARTNREGGPSALAAAIIGKTPYYGLHIVENRRPQVVVEVESGTGPHAAHWGAIGHVAGKKVGNRIPLFQGIRPNRDQLKALGAAMAATGAVALFHVEKITPEARVFTFDTGDLERVTVTADEIEALFTETEVEAVAVGCPHCSADELRELAELLRGKTTTKPFYIFAAKGVAKHNPDLVSVIERSGARVITDTCMVVSPRMDEFASIMVDSGKALAYVPGMCGALARIGTRKECVEVATS
- a CDS encoding UbiD family decarboxylase encodes the protein MRNFIELMREQGRVEEIESPCSTVYEAPRMASRTDKILFFHDLDGRRGVMNLLSDRRSLAAALGVEERDLVGHLAGMTYSGRVLGAGRLEGGIPADLSRLPVMKHFPGDAGRYFTSGIVFSRYDGVENASIHRMMVLDDHRVVARLVEGRHTHTLLKAALARGEKLPVAVTVGTHPLVTFAACTRVPEGKELAYAAELMGGELSIRECENGVRVPDAEFVLEGYISAEMAAEGPFVDITGTYDPVRQQHVIEFTKMYCKEDPIYHGILPAGDEHKLLMGAPYEPKIYRAVGEVTTVRDVLLTKGGAGYLHAVVKIRKNTQGDAKNAIMAAFAAHTSLKHVVVVDEDIDIHDPNDVEYAIATRVRGDTDIMVIPGVRGSSLDPTRLGDGTNVKVGVDATMVMGREDEFRRAEWV
- a CDS encoding UbiX family flavin prenyltransferase; translation: MKKEFVVGVTGASGVVYARRLLEVLCDNATVHIVISDTARQIAGIEGVDLEGFDAIYAENSDLAADIASGSFRYDGMAIVPCSMKTLAAVSNGFADNLITRAADVCLKEKRPLLLLLREMPLSRIHLKNMLAADDAGATVMVASPPFYQRPETIDDLVDMVVARVLDHMGVEHDLGTRWSGYDA